The Colwellia sp. M166 genome segment ACGTGGTCCTGAAGTGAAAATGCCAGAAAAACCAAGTTTTACTATCAATGCTGATCGTTATATTTCTATGGAAGATAATGTCCATTTACCCTTAGTATATATGTCTTATCCGACAGTGAGTGTTAGGCATGAAGATGAAGCTGCATTGGATTTACTGTCGAGCATTTTAGGTGGTGGCAAAACATCATTACTTTATAAAAACTTAGTGAAAAACCAATTAGCCGTACAAGCCTCAGTCAGTCATCCATGTGCAGAACTTGCCTGTACTTTTAATCTATTAGCGTTACCACATCCCGCTTCAGGAAAAACCTTGGCAGATATGGAAAAAATTATTCGCGATAGTTTAGTTGAATTTGAAACTCGTGGTGTTGAAGATGATGACTTAATAAAAGCGAAAGCGGCAATGGAAGCTAATTTTGTTTTTGGCTTACAAAGTGTAGCAGGTAAGGTTAGTCAATTAGCGGCTAATGAAACGTTTAAAGGTGATCCCAATTATATTGAGCAAGACATTGCCCGTTATGCCGAAGTAACGAAAGCCGATGTGATGCGTGTTTATAAAAAATATCTTAAAGATAAACATGGCGTGATCATGAGTGTAGTGCCAAAAGGACAAATGAACTTAGTTGCTGCTGAAGATAACTTTACGCCACCAACACGAGTTACTCCTGAACTGGCTCAAACAACGGATAGCGACTTAAAAATACGTAAAGCCATAGATAACTTTGATCGCAGTATTATGCCAACAGCAGGGATGAATAAAGCCGTCGATGTACCGCAAATGTGGCAAGAAACTTTTGCGAATGGTATTAAAATCTTAGCGACACAAAGTAAAGAAACACCAACCACCTCAATATTGCTTAAAATACCTGCCGGTCATTATTACGAAAGTAAAGACAAAGCCGGTACCGCTTCACTTATGGCTGCAATGTTGAATGAATCGACAACTAAACGCAGTGCAGAGGACATGAGTAAGGAGTTACAAAAGCTAGGTGCCTCAGTAGGCATTTCTGCAGGCAATAGTTATTTAGCCATTAATGTAAACACTTTAACTAAGCACTTAGATGCAACGCTTGCATTAGTTTATGAAAAACTAACCGCACCAGCATTCTTAACCAATGAATTCCAGCGCAATAAAAGTAATGCAATTCAAGGCGCTATTAATGGTAAAAAAGACGCTGGCTATTTAGCATCAACGGCTTATCGTCAATTACTACATGCTGATAACATTGCCGCAATTTCTAGCGCGGGTTCAGAAGCGTCATTGAATAATATTCAGTTGGCTGATGTAAAAGCACTTTATGAGCAACAAGTACAGCCAAAAGGCAGTGAAATAATACTAGTATCTGATTTAGCCAAAGACCGTGTTTTAAAGTCATTAGCTATATTTAAGCCTTTAACCGGTGCAGGTGAAAAGTTGTTGCTTAACTTACCTGATTCAACGGCTAAAGCGGGGGTTATTTATTTAGTTAACAAAGATAATGCGGCGCAATCAGCTATTCGTATTGGTAAGCGTTCATTGACCCAAGATGTGACGGGTGAGTACTATCGTGCTTATTTAATGAACTTTCCATTGGGTGGCGCTTTTAACAGTCGCATTAATTTAAATTTACGTGAGGACAAAGGCTATACCTACGGTGCGCGTTCTTATTTCTACGGTGATAAGTTTTCAGGCGTATATACTGCCAGTGCTGAAGTACGCGCTGATGTCACTGATAAGTCGATTGTTGAGTTTGTGAAAGAAATTCAACACTATGCTGATAAAGGTATTAGTGATGAAGAATTGGCCTTTATGCGCAATGCAATTAACCAGAAAGATGCTTTGAAGTATGAAACACCGAGCAGTAAGCTGAGTTTCTTAGCGCAAATTTTAGAGCATAATCTTAGTGCTGACTTTGTTAAACAGCGCAATGAAATTGTTAAAAATATTAGCAAAGAAGAAATTAATGCCTTAGCGAAAAAGCACTTAAATATAAAAGAGATGTTAATGGTGGTGGTTGGCGACGCTAAAACCTTAAAACCACAATTAGAAGCGCTAGGTTATGAAGTGATTGACTACGATATATAGATATAGCTAAAGCTGTAAAATGTTAATAAAATGCCAGTCAGTGAATCTGACTGGCATTTTTATGGTAATTATTTTTTCGAGTCTTGCTCAGGATAATTTATTGCTTGCTGTGATACTTTGCCGGTGTGGTTTTATTTGGCAATGTTGCTTGCATAAACTGGCGAATATCTTGGTTAGATGCTGCTAAATCTTGGTAACGTAAGTACATCATATGACCGCTTTTATAGCCTTTAAACGATAATCTATCACGCATTTTTCCACTTGGGTCAAGTTGCGATAAAGTATATTTAGCATCAAAATAATTGGTTGCGCCATCGTAGTAACCCGATTGGATCATTACGTTTAAATAAGGGTTTTGTGCCATAGCTAAACGTAAGTTTTCACCCGTTTTGTTATTGCTTCTATCCCAAGGATGCACATTGCCAAACATATTGTATTTAATGTCGGTTTTGTAATTAAGCTCTTCGCGTAAGTAATAGTTAATTGCTGGCGTAAAGCTGTGTAGCCACGAGGTTAATTCTGCATTGTAATCAGGGCGACTACCACTAACTTTTTCGTCAATACCTAAGTAGCGAGAGTCTAAACGACCAACAGTTTGTTCACGGTTACGTAGTATCTCTTTCCAAAAATATGACGTTTCAATATCTAAATTACTTCTTAATACTTCTTGTACTGACAAGCCAGAATATCGTGATACTTGCTCTGCGATGTGTTGTTTCTCGTCAGCAGCAATAAAGCCACCTTTAGCTAATGCAGGCAAGTATTCATTAAGGGTGAACTTTTCAATTTCAGGCAATATCTCTAACAAATCACGACTTTGTAAATCGGCACTTAAAGCTTTGTGATACCAAGCTGTAGCTGCGAAATAAGGCAAGCGATTTGCCGCTTTTACCGGGCCGTCACGCTTAATACCAATATCCGTTGGTGAGACTAAAATTACGCCATTAAGATACATCCACTGACGTGACTGTAGTTCTAATGCTAAACCTGAAACCCGAGTAGTACCGTAGCTTTCACCGATCAGATACTTAGGTGACTGCCAGCGGTTGTTGCGAGTTACAAAGGTATTCACCCAATCGGCTAGGTATTTAACGTCAGCATTGACGCCAAAGAACATTTTCTTTTGCTCAGCTTTTGATGGCATTTTGCCATCTTTATTGGGTAAAACTCGAGAATAACCGGTGTTAACTGGGTTAACAAAAACAATATCGGCAGTATCTAAAATAGAAAACTCATTCGTTTTTACGCCATACGGTTGTAGCGGAAAACCTTCACTATCAACATTGAGTACTTTAGGACCAGTGTAGGCAACATGCATCCAAACTGATGCAGAGCCAGGACCACCATTAAATGAGATCAGTAATGGACGTGCGGCTCTATTTTTTACTTTTGACCTTTGGTAATAAGTATAAAAAAGGCTAGCTGTAGGATTACCTTCTTCATCCCAAACGGGTTGAGTGCCGGTGGTTGCTGTGTAGTCAAATGACCTCCCGTTCACTTTAGTGCTATGGCTACTTGTACTACTTTCATCAATGGCAATTTTGCGTTCAAATTCTGCATTTGCTAATGGCGATAAAAGTAATAATAAGCTAATTATCGGTATTAAATGCCTAATTCTCATAACACTATCCTTAATAGGTAATTTTAATTGTTAACTTAGATTTGTACTTTGAGCGTACTGTAGTGCCAAGAAAAAATCACAATTAAAAGTTAGAACGAGTATTTCTAGCGATTAACAACCTTATTTTCAAACGTGAGCTCTATGTGCAATCGCTTAGATAAACCACTATAAGGTGGTCTCCTGTTAGTGTGGCGTAGTTTTCGGGTAAGTCAGTTATCTGCATTAAGTGTTGAGCGGGTAAGGTCACTACTTTTTGGTCGTTGTTTATAGTCAATAAGGCATCTTTGAATAAACTATAAATAAAACAGAGCTGACTTGTGCCAAGATCTTGGTTTTTTGCTTGGGGGTAACACTTTACCTTAGTAGTAATGCGCTCGGTACGAGTGATAATATTAAAGTCGGTAATTTCATTGCTCTGCAAATTACCGACAGTTTTATCACCACCGTCAAAAGTAGAAATATCGAGTAAACGTGTTAACCGATCAATTTTATTGTCGTTGTGCTGTAAATTTATACCGTCACCAGCAATTAAAATCAGGTTGCGGGTATATCCTGAAAAGTTAGAGAAAACGCCATCTTCAACTACGTTGGCCATGCTTAATCGCCAATCAAAGTTTTCTAAACTACCACCGGGATTGATCAGCATTTCGATAGTTTCTCCCTGACCATTTTTCCATGGCACGGTTTTAAATTGTGTAGGGGGAATAATTTCTATCATTAGATGCTGCCGGTCATTTACAAAGTGTTTAGATCATAGCCTGAAAGGTTGTGCTGTGTCTGCGACAGGAGCAGCTTATTTTAGCTTTCTTTTAATAAGGTCATGCTTTGTTACCATTTTTTAGTTGTATTAAAGCTCTAACAATTGATTAACAAAATAGCCTTTGCTAGCATGCGCGACTTATGACTTACATTTAGTAAATAAAAGGAGTTAATTGTGTTTAAAAAATATCTAATGGTACTTTCTCTATTGGCCTTACCTTTGACCGCCTCCGCAAACTGGTCTGCTGGTGCGGGTTATGCCAACTTATCAGATAGCGATGATGGAGAGTCAATTTCGCTAGGTGTTATTTATGGCTCTATTGCCTACGAGCTTGCCAAAGAGGGCAGTAAATTCTCTTTTATTCCAGCGTTACGTCTTGGTACAGGTGTTTCTGATGATAAATTTTATGGTGTTAAAGTAGAAGTTAAGCGCTTCACTGCTTTATCAATTCGTGCGCAGTATAATTATGATAACGGCGTATATTTATATGCTATGCCTTCCTATGCAAATCTAGATATTAAAGCCAGTAATAACGGTATTTCGCGTAGTGACGATAACTGGGAATTTGGTTTTGGTGGTGGTGTTGGTAAACAAATCAATGACAAAACGAGTATTGAAGCTTCGTATGAAAGTTATGACGGCACAGATCTATTAACCATTGGCTTTAAATATGCTTTTTAAGTGATTAAATAAGTAATCTGAAATAAGCTGTAGTTGTTGGTTATTAGAGCCAATGGTTGTTCTCTAAATCAATCACGTAGGATACAAACCTTTTAAACTTGCCCTTGGGAGCTGATTAGTAAACTGATAACATCACAAAATTGACGAAAGATAGAGTGACTATGTTTAATCAATTTTGTTTGTTCTAAGCTTACTAATGCAGCTCTGAGGTGGGAATAAATTTAATAAAATTGGTATCACTTTAGCTGATAAAAAAGCAGCTATTATGCTGCTTTTTTTTAATCATAAGCTTGAAACTATTGGTATTATTATTTTAGTGATGACATATATTGTGATAAGGCGGTAATTTCTTCATCCGTCAAATTTGCTGCGATACCCTGCATCATGGCGTTAGGATCATTGTTACGATCACCACTGCGGAATTTTTCTAGCTGAATTTTTAAGTATTCAGCATTCTGGCTGGCAAGGGCAGGAAAACCAGCACTTGGCATGCCTTTACCATTGATACCATGACAGGCAACACATGCGGTAACTTCCATTTCAGCGTTTCCACCTAAGTAAAGTTTTTTACCTTCAGCATTAGCAGTACCGCTACCGGCTGTACTTTTTTGACTAGCATAAAATGCTGCAACATCAGCCATATCTTGTTCGTTAAGGGCCATTGCCATACCGCCCATTACTGGGTCAACACGACCTGATTTACCAGCAGATGTCATACCCAGTTTAAATTCAGTCAGTTGTTTAACTAAGTAGCTCGCACTTTGTCCGGCTAATTTAGGATACATAGGAACTAAACTGTTGCCGTCAGGGCCATGACAAGCAGCACACATAGCTGTTTTGCCTTTGCCTGCTTCGGCATCGCCTTGTGCGGCATTGGCAGTAACCACTGCACTTAATCCTAGTAAAACAGTCATGATAATTTTTTTCATTAGTTTAGTCTCTGCTTGTCATTGAAATAAAAATATATGATAAATCTTTTGCTATTAAAAAATAGTTAACGATATAACTTTGGCATTCTACACGAATTTAATCAGAGTGAAATATTGCGGTTAAAAAAATCAACTAAATGTTTACTAACCTGTAAATAGATCAACAGTTGTTGCTATTTTTAGTAATAAAAAAGCAGCGATAAACGCTGCTTATTATTATTTGTGCTTTTTTATCAAAGCTTATTTCATTGATGCCATGTATTTGGCTAACTCATCAATGTCGTTTGCTGACAGTTTAGAAGCAACACTTTGCATCATGGTGTTGTAATCATTATTACGCTCACCTTTTTTGAACTTCATCAACTGTGCTTTTAAGTAAGCTTCGTTTTGGCTGGCAATGGTTGGGAAGCCAGCTTTGTTCATACCTTTGCCGCTAACTCCATGACAGGCAACACAAGCGGTGATTTTACGTTTTACGTTACCACCAAAGTAAAGTTTCTTACCTGCTTCTGAACCTGCTAAATCAGCGACAGCAATTTTTTGTGCAGCAAAGTAACTAGCAACTTCTAACATGTCTTGCTCGCTTAATGCGGCAGCCATAGGAGCCATAACAGGGTCTTTACGTGTTCCAGCTTTAAATTCTTGTAATTGTTTAATGATGTAGTCAGCACTTTGGCCGGCAAGTTTCGGGTAAATGGCAACGGGGCTATTACCGTCAGCGCCATGACATGCTGCACAAGTAGCTGCCTTAGCTTTACCAGCAATAACTTCAGCTGTAACAGGTGCTGCCGGCATTACCTTACGTGAAACTACATTGGCAACAGCTGCTGGGTCAGCAAAGTAGGCTTGCATGTCAGCAATATCATCTTTGGTCATAGCACCAGCAAATTGGTTCATTGCGTAGTTAACACGATCTTTCTTTTTAAAGTTCATTAATTGCTTAGCAATATATTCTGGGTGTTGATTAGCTAGGTTAGGGTAAATTAATACCTCACTGTTACCTTCGCTGCCATGACAACCAATACATGCGCCAATGTTTCGTGAAGCATCGCCTAGCTCATATAAACTTTTACCCGCCGCTGGGTTAGGTACATAAGCAACCGGCGCTGCGCTTACTGCACTACCTGCATCTGCAGAGCCAGTATCTTGGCTTGCACCGCCTCGTGGTAAAGCAGAGAAATAAGCCGCAACGTCAGCCATATCTTGTTCAGATAAAGGTGCAGCCATTGGACTCATAAGGGGGTCTTTACGATCGCCAGCTTTAAAAGCTTTTAATTGCTTAACGATATAGTCAGCATGTTGGCCAGCCAAATTTGGGTAGCTATCACTAGCGCCAATACCGTTTGAACCATGACATGCAGCACAAGTGGCTGCCTTAGTTTTACCTGCGTCAGCATCGCCAGATGCAGCTACAGCAATATTAATACTTGATAGTGTTAAAATTAATGAAATTAGAATATGTTTCATAACAAAACTCTCAACATGCTTTAGTGTTTTTATTGAATGTTTTCAATAAGCCGAAAAATTGGCGACATGATACACTATTAACGTCGTTTATAGGGGCTTTTAACGAAAAAATTTGCCTAAAGTTTAATACAATTGCATCTTTAGTGTGAAAAAACGATATAATGTGGTTTTAATTTATATTGTTGGATCTAAATCTTGTCTTCTACAGCCATTCATCTAACCAAAGCGACTTTTACCATTAGCGCACCCGATATCCGTCGTTTACCCGCAGATAGTGGTATTGAAGTAGCATTTGCTGGTCGCTCTAACGCAGGTAAATCAAGTGCGTTAAACACCCTAACTAATCAAAAAAGTCTTGCGCGTACTAGTAAAACACCAGGACGAACGCAGTTAATTAATATTTTTGAAATTGCCGAAAACAAGCGTTTAGTTGATTTGCCAGGCTATGGCTTTGCTAAAGTGCCAATGGAAATGAAGAAAAAATGGCAAAAAGCATTAGGCGAATACTTAGAAAAGCGTCAATGTTTGAAGGGCTTGGTTATCTTAATGGATATCAGACACCCATTGAAAGATCTTGATATGGATCTCATTCAATGGGCAGCTGACGGTGAGTTACCTGTTTTAGCTTTGCTAACGAAAAGTGATAAATTGTCACAAGGTAAAGTAAGTGCGCAAGTACTAGCCGTTAAAAAGCAATTAGCACCATTAAATGCTGATATTAAAGTGCAAGCTTTTTCGTCATTAAAGCGTACCGGCTCTGCACAAGCTGACGCTGTGATCTGCGACTGGTTTCAAGATGAGAACATTCAATTGCTTAATGAGTTAAGCGAAGAACCGTTGACTGAAGAATAACATTTGGCTCCTAGTCGGGGGCAATTTGTTAAATAAAAAGCCTCGGATATCGAGGCTTTTTTGTGATAAAACCTTTAGCGTATTATTGCTCGGGTAATATCCAATCTGGTCTTGGAAAGTGGCAAGTGTAACCGTATGGCACTCGCTGCAAATAATCTTGATGTTCTACTTCGGCTTGCCAAAAATCACCTACAGGCTCAACTTCTGTTACCACCGAATTTGGCCAAAAACCTGAAGCATTAACATCTGCAATGGTTTTCTCAGCCATAGCTTTTTGTTCAGCACTTGTATAATAAATGGCTGAGCGGTATTCACGCCCTTGGTCATTACCTTGTCTATTTTCTGTTGTAGGATCATGGATTTGAAAAAAGAACTCGAGAATTTTTCGATACTCGATCACCGTATTTTCAAAATATATTTCAATAGCTTCTGCATGATCACCATGATTGCGATAGGTAGCGTTTTCAATCTCACCACCGGTATAGCCTGCAGAGGTTTCCGTTACGCCAGGTAGCTTACGAATTAAATCTTGCATACCCCAAAAACACCCACCTGCTAATACTGCACGTTCAATTGCCATTTTTTATCCTTCCACTTGTGCTAAATATGCTTCATAACCTTCATCAGCCATGTTATCGCGATGAATAAACTTAAGTGAAGCAGAATTAATGCAATAACGTAAACCACCTTGCGCAATAGGTCCATCTGGAAATACATGTCCTAAGTGACTATCACCATGGGTTGATCGAACTTCTGTACGTAACATGCCATGGGTATCATCGGTAAGCTCATTCACGTTAATCGCTTCAATCGGTTTACTAAAACTTGGCCAACCACAACCTGAGTCGAATTTATCAGCTGAGGCAAATAAAGGCTCTCCAGAAACTACATCAACATAAATACCCGGGGCGGTATTTTCGAGCAACTCACCAGTCCAAGGACGTTCGGTGCCATTTTCTTGCGTTACACGGTACTGCTCAGAAGTTAAGTTAGTAATAGCATCGCTCGATTTTATATATTTTGACATAAGATCTCCTTGGTTACTTGAGTTATGTAGTGAAGACTTCATGATTTAGCCAAGCTATAGAATGAAGCACTATCCTTTTACATCTTGTTTAACAATAGACCGGAAAGTTAAAAAATAATTTGCATTAGTAGCTGTGCTAATTAAATTCAAGCACATTAATTACTTTTTACTGCGTCAGTAGCAAGTAAATTAATAGACTTGGTATAATATTATTTTTAGTTTGATGAGTGCTAACCCAATATGAGCATGCTTATTAGTAGAAAATTAGCTGAAAAGAAGAAATTTAGGCAGAAAAAAACCGATGACAAAAATGGCCATCGGTATAATTAGCTTGGGGAAGCTAGAATTCAAAATTAATACAACAGGTGTTCTAAAGAGAACAATGCAAGTATAGAGTAACCACTCTATAAAAGTAAAGCCTTTACTCTAAATTATTTGTTTTAGATCAAAAAATAAGCACATGGTTATGCTCGCCTAGAATTGATTTTGATGGAAAAACAGCAATAGAGCTTGTTGATACCCTTGAAGGTATCCAAGTAATAGATAATTTTTTCTTGCGATTAAAGACTGGTGATTTTTCTTAAAATTATGGCTTTCAAATATGAAAATCCGCTTGATACATTTGTTGATATGCAGCGCTCATATTTTCTTAGCTTTGATTTTGTTAACTTAAGGTTTATGTGTTTTAATTGCGTACATTTTTATTGTGCGCAATTTATGTGGCTATGCTAATTGAGTTTTAAAGTGAAAGTAAGTATATTGCGCACAATCTATTTTATGTGGTGATATTTCATGACAAAACCCGACTCATCTTCGAACCTTACGTTGGATAAGCAAATTTGTTTTTCTTTGTACAGTGCTTCAAATGCAATGGCGCGCTCTTATCAGCCATTATTGAAAAAATTGGATCTCACTTACCTGCAATACATTGTGATGATGGTGTTATGGCAAGATTCAATAATGAATGTGAAAGAGTTGGGCGCTAAAGTACATTTAGATTCAGGTACCTTAACGCCTTTATTGAAACGTTTGGAGGGCAAAGGCTTAGTTATTCGTTCGCGGAGTAAAGCTGATGAACGGGTAAGAATTATTAGCTTATCTGATGCGGGGAATAAATTACGCCAAGCCGCAGAGCAAGTGCCTGATATGATGATGTGTAAATCGAAAATGACCTCTGAAGAGTTGAACAATTTGAAGCAAGCATGCGATCTTTTATTGAAAAACTTAACGACTACTGATTAAGCTCAGTAGGTCGCGTTAAGTGAAGGTTTTATAATTTCAATTGAGGCAACTTTTAGTCATGGTAGAAAGTTTACAGCAATTAAATAGTCGTTATGATGAACAAGGCTATTTTGTTATTAGGAATTATTTTAGTGCGAGTGAAATAGCGTCGCTAAGGACAGTTATATTAAAATTTCATGAATTATGGAAACAGGATAATGCTGAGTTCTATCAACAAGAAGCTTTTAATTCTTCGTTAATTACCGGCAGTCAATATTTAGCATCTGACGATCGGGTGCAGTTGTTTAATTTTATTAGCTCAAAAAAAATCATGAATATTGTTGAAGCGGTTATCGCGAGTAAACCGGCATTTATGAACACCCAATTATTTTTTAACCCTGTTAATCGTCAGCAAAAAGATTTCTGGCATCGTGATTGTCAATATGATTATGACGTTGAAGGGCAAAAGAAAGTTATCCACGAGACGCAAGTTTTACATCTTCGAGTGCCCTTATTTGACGAGCTTGGTATGGAATTAGTGCCAGGTACGCATAAACGCTGGGATAATGAAGAAGAGTTTAATGTCCGTCAAGAAGAGCGAGGACGAGAGAGTAGTGAAAACCTCTCGACCGGGAAAAAAATCACTTTAGCGGCGGGGGATTTATTGGTGTTTTCGGCTGATATGATCCACCGTGGTTTATATGGCTTGGATAGATTAGCATTAGATATTCTAGTTTTTGATTCATCTGCAGATTATGTCGACTATGTTGATGATGATTGCTTGCCTGATAGGTCAATGTTGGAAAAAATTACCGATCCAAGATTGTTTCTTAATACCATGGCATTAAAGTTACAAGATTAGTGCTAAGTTCATTTAAAATATTTTGACTATATTTTCGTTGGATTAACGACAGACGAGCGTTATTTTGTTTTATTGTTTACTTCGAACATTATTTTTAGCCATCTTAAATTCTCCGGACCCAGCTTAGCTTGCTCGTGCAGAACAGGATTTTCATAAGCTTCTTTGTAAACATGACAGATGGCGACTTCTGTGAGCTCTCGCCATCTGTCATGCGCTAACTCGGTAATACTACCCGCTGAAAAATTAGGACCTGTTAAAGGGTCGTATTGAGATTCTGTTGTTCTCAAGGTTAGCTCTAACT includes the following:
- the yihA gene encoding ribosome biogenesis GTP-binding protein YihA/YsxC; protein product: MSSTAIHLTKATFTISAPDIRRLPADSGIEVAFAGRSNAGKSSALNTLTNQKSLARTSKTPGRTQLINIFEIAENKRLVDLPGYGFAKVPMEMKKKWQKALGEYLEKRQCLKGLVILMDIRHPLKDLDMDLIQWAADGELPVLALLTKSDKLSQGKVSAQVLAVKKQLAPLNADIKVQAFSSLKRTGSAQADAVICDWFQDENIQLLNELSEEPLTEE
- a CDS encoding phytanoyl-CoA dioxygenase family protein, whose translation is MVESLQQLNSRYDEQGYFVIRNYFSASEIASLRTVILKFHELWKQDNAEFYQQEAFNSSLITGSQYLASDDRVQLFNFISSKKIMNIVEAVIASKPAFMNTQLFFNPVNRQQKDFWHRDCQYDYDVEGQKKVIHETQVLHLRVPLFDELGMELVPGTHKRWDNEEEFNVRQEERGRESSENLSTGKKITLAAGDLLVFSADMIHRGLYGLDRLALDILVFDSSADYVDYVDDDCLPDRSMLEKITDPRLFLNTMALKLQD
- the msrB gene encoding peptide-methionine (R)-S-oxide reductase MsrB, with protein sequence MSKYIKSSDAITNLTSEQYRVTQENGTERPWTGELLENTAPGIYVDVVSGEPLFASADKFDSGCGWPSFSKPIEAINVNELTDDTHGMLRTEVRSTHGDSHLGHVFPDGPIAQGGLRYCINSASLKFIHRDNMADEGYEAYLAQVEG
- a CDS encoding cytochrome c; protein product: MKKIIMTVLLGLSAVVTANAAQGDAEAGKGKTAMCAACHGPDGNSLVPMYPKLAGQSASYLVKQLTEFKLGMTSAGKSGRVDPVMGGMAMALNEQDMADVAAFYASQKSTAGSGTANAEGKKLYLGGNAEMEVTACVACHGINGKGMPSAGFPALASQNAEYLKIQLEKFRSGDRNNDPNAMMQGIAANLTDEEITALSQYMSSLK
- a CDS encoding MarR family winged helix-turn-helix transcriptional regulator, whose product is MTKPDSSSNLTLDKQICFSLYSASNAMARSYQPLLKKLDLTYLQYIVMMVLWQDSIMNVKELGAKVHLDSGTLTPLLKRLEGKGLVIRSRSKADERVRIISLSDAGNKLRQAAEQVPDMMMCKSKMTSEELNNLKQACDLLLKNLTTTD
- a CDS encoding HutD family protein, producing the protein MIEIIPPTQFKTVPWKNGQGETIEMLINPGGSLENFDWRLSMANVVEDGVFSNFSGYTRNLILIAGDGINLQHNDNKIDRLTRLLDISTFDGGDKTVGNLQSNEITDFNIITRTERITTKVKCYPQAKNQDLGTSQLCFIYSLFKDALLTINNDQKVVTLPAQHLMQITDLPENYATLTGDHLIVVYLSDCT
- a CDS encoding porin family protein translates to MFKKYLMVLSLLALPLTASANWSAGAGYANLSDSDDGESISLGVIYGSIAYELAKEGSKFSFIPALRLGTGVSDDKFYGVKVEVKRFTALSIRAQYNYDNGVYLYAMPSYANLDIKASNNGISRSDDNWEFGFGGGVGKQINDKTSIEASYESYDGTDLLTIGFKYAF
- a CDS encoding cytochrome c encodes the protein MKHILISLILTLSSINIAVAASGDADAGKTKAATCAACHGSNGIGASDSYPNLAGQHADYIVKQLKAFKAGDRKDPLMSPMAAPLSEQDMADVAAYFSALPRGGASQDTGSADAGSAVSAAPVAYVPNPAAGKSLYELGDASRNIGACIGCHGSEGNSEVLIYPNLANQHPEYIAKQLMNFKKKDRVNYAMNQFAGAMTKDDIADMQAYFADPAAVANVVSRKVMPAAPVTAEVIAGKAKAATCAACHGADGNSPVAIYPKLAGQSADYIIKQLQEFKAGTRKDPVMAPMAAALSEQDMLEVASYFAAQKIAVADLAGSEAGKKLYFGGNVKRKITACVACHGVSGKGMNKAGFPTIASQNEAYLKAQLMKFKKGERNNDYNTMMQSVASKLSANDIDELAKYMASMK
- a CDS encoding S10 family peptidase produces the protein MRIRHLIPIISLLLLLSPLANAEFERKIAIDESSTSSHSTKVNGRSFDYTATTGTQPVWDEEGNPTASLFYTYYQRSKVKNRAARPLLISFNGGPGSASVWMHVAYTGPKVLNVDSEGFPLQPYGVKTNEFSILDTADIVFVNPVNTGYSRVLPNKDGKMPSKAEQKKMFFGVNADVKYLADWVNTFVTRNNRWQSPKYLIGESYGTTRVSGLALELQSRQWMYLNGVILVSPTDIGIKRDGPVKAANRLPYFAATAWYHKALSADLQSRDLLEILPEIEKFTLNEYLPALAKGGFIAADEKQHIAEQVSRYSGLSVQEVLRSNLDIETSYFWKEILRNREQTVGRLDSRYLGIDEKVSGSRPDYNAELTSWLHSFTPAINYYLREELNYKTDIKYNMFGNVHPWDRSNNKTGENLRLAMAQNPYLNVMIQSGYYDGATNYFDAKYTLSQLDPSGKMRDRLSFKGYKSGHMMYLRYQDLAASNQDIRQFMQATLPNKTTPAKYHSKQ
- a CDS encoding pitrilysin family protein is translated as MKKWTLPLLLSFLVACENTNTVDSTASAVKVAGMSFIEQVEAQEGKTVIPYQKYVLDNGLTLILHQDSSDPLVHVDMTYHVGSGREELGKSGFAHFFEHMMFQGSEHVADDEHFKIVTESGGTMNGTTNSDRTNYFQTVPANQLEKMLWLEADRMGFLVDAVTQEKFEIQRETVKNERGQSYDNRPYGLLSERVGQAMYPAGHPYSWQTIGYIEDLNRVNVNDLKAFFLRWYGPNNATLTIGGDVDVEKTLAMVNKYFGSIPRGPEVKMPEKPSFTINADRYISMEDNVHLPLVYMSYPTVSVRHEDEAALDLLSSILGGGKTSLLYKNLVKNQLAVQASVSHPCAELACTFNLLALPHPASGKTLADMEKIIRDSLVEFETRGVEDDDLIKAKAAMEANFVFGLQSVAGKVSQLAANETFKGDPNYIEQDIARYAEVTKADVMRVYKKYLKDKHGVIMSVVPKGQMNLVAAEDNFTPPTRVTPELAQTTDSDLKIRKAIDNFDRSIMPTAGMNKAVDVPQMWQETFANGIKILATQSKETPTTSILLKIPAGHYYESKDKAGTASLMAAMLNESTTKRSAEDMSKELQKLGASVGISAGNSYLAINVNTLTKHLDATLALVYEKLTAPAFLTNEFQRNKSNAIQGAINGKKDAGYLASTAYRQLLHADNIAAISSAGSEASLNNIQLADVKALYEQQVQPKGSEIILVSDLAKDRVLKSLAIFKPLTGAGEKLLLNLPDSTAKAGVIYLVNKDNAAQSAIRIGKRSLTQDVTGEYYRAYLMNFPLGGAFNSRINLNLREDKGYTYGARSYFYGDKFSGVYTASAEVRADVTDKSIVEFVKEIQHYADKGISDEELAFMRNAINQKDALKYETPSSKLSFLAQILEHNLSADFVKQRNEIVKNISKEEINALAKKHLNIKEMLMVVVGDAKTLKPQLEALGYEVIDYDI
- the msrA gene encoding peptide-methionine (S)-S-oxide reductase MsrA; this translates as MAIERAVLAGGCFWGMQDLIRKLPGVTETSAGYTGGEIENATYRNHGDHAEAIEIYFENTVIEYRKILEFFFQIHDPTTENRQGNDQGREYRSAIYYTSAEQKAMAEKTIADVNASGFWPNSVVTEVEPVGDFWQAEVEHQDYLQRVPYGYTCHFPRPDWILPEQ